Part of the Tepidibacillus fermentans genome, ACGATCTTTATCACCATCTCTTAATTCAACAGCTTCATGAGCACCAGTAGAGGCACCAGATGGTACAATCGCTCTTCCCATCGCTCCTGATTCAAGAACGACTTCAACTTCAACAGTTGGATTTCCACGTGAATCAAGTACTTCACGTGCATAAACATCAGAAATAATTGTCACAATGTCCACTCCTTAATCACTTTTTTTTAACTAAGACTATGTAGCTAGAATTATGTTTTACAACGCAGCTCCGTCATCCGTGTCTCTCTGATTAATAGAATAAGTGAGAAAGACATTCCTGAAAGTCGCTGCTTATGTAAAAACACAACTCGTAGATTGTAATATAAACAAAAACCTAATTCTTAGATAATGATCGATTTCCCTGTCATTTCTTCAGGTTGTTCAATTCCCAAAATTTTTAGCATCGTTGGGGCAATATCAGCTAATACCCCACCTTCACGAAGTTGTACATCTTTCTTAGTTACAATAAATGGTACAGGATTTGTTGTATGAGAAGTAATTGGATTCCCTTGATCATCTTCCATATGATCCGCATTTCCGTGATCTGCGGTAATCAAAGCTATACCACCTTTAGCTAAAACTGCATCAACGACTTTGCCCAAGTTTTCATCAACAGCCTCAATGGCTCGAATCGTTGGTTCTAATTTTCCTGAATGACCAACCATATCAGGGTTCGCAAAATTTAAGATAATCACATCATGTTTGTCTGCCTCAATTTCTTTTAAGACGGCATCTGTCACTTCATATGCGCTCATCTCAGGTTTCAGGTCATAAGTGGCTACTTTTGGAGATGGAATTAAAATTCTTGTTTCGCCTTCAAATTCAGCCTCACGTCCACCGCTAAAGAAATAGGTAACATGAGGATACTTTTCGGTTTCAGCAATACGTAATTGTTTCAACCCATTACGACTAACGATTTCACCAAACGTATCGTCTAAGTTTGTTGGCTTATAAGCGACATAACCATCTACCGTTTCACTAAAATGGGTTAATGTCACATAATAAACGTTTTTTGGGAATTTATCGCCACGATCAAATCCACGGAAGTCTTTATTTGTAAAGACTTGAGAGATTTGAATCGCACGGTCTGGTCGGAAGTTAAAGAAGATGATAGCATCTTCATCTTCGATCAAGCCAACAGGTCGATCATGATCATCAACGATTACAGTTGGCATCACAAATTCGTCAAATACACTTTTTTCATAGGATTCACGAATCGCCTTGATTGGATCGGTATAATGTGGGCCTT contains:
- the gpmI gene encoding 2,3-bisphosphoglycerate-independent phosphoglycerate mutase encodes the protein MTRPKPVALIILDGFGLRDEVKANAIAQANKPNFDRYLSEFPHTQLGASGMSVGLPDGQMGNSEVGHLNIGAGRIVYQELTRVTKSIEEGTFFKNEVFLHAIQHVKEKNKKLHLYGLVSDGGVHSHIQHLFALLELAKREEVKEVYVHAFLDGRDVAPDSAIEYIRQLQEKMNQLGVGQIATIQGRYYAMDRDKRWERTEKAYRAMVYGEGPHYTDPIKAIRESYEKSVFDEFVMPTVIVDDHDRPVGLIEDEDAIIFFNFRPDRAIQISQVFTNKDFRGFDRGDKFPKNVYYVTLTHFSETVDGYVAYKPTNLDDTFGEIVSRNGLKQLRIAETEKYPHVTYFFSGGREAEFEGETRILIPSPKVATYDLKPEMSAYEVTDAVLKEIEADKHDVIILNFANPDMVGHSGKLEPTIRAIEAVDENLGKVVDAVLAKGGIALITADHGNADHMEDDQGNPITSHTTNPVPFIVTKKDVQLREGGVLADIAPTMLKILGIEQPEEMTGKSIII